In Arachis hypogaea cultivar Tifrunner chromosome 2, arahy.Tifrunner.gnm2.J5K5, whole genome shotgun sequence, a genomic segment contains:
- the LOC112733695 gene encoding putative disease resistance protein At3g14460 isoform X1: MLPSGMHKLVNLLHLDVRKTALKEMPRGISKLKDLQFLSSFVVGKHEDNGIEEVGGLVNLHGSFEIKKLENVVDVRQARSARMMEKRIDELCLEWSLADDVVQNTETEREILDSLQPHNDLKVLKIKGYKGAIFSDWLGNSAYNNMTSVSLLSCRNCCMLPSLGQLSSLKSLRIESFDQLREIGMEFYKNEGDHHSSHIPPFPTLETLEFHDMPCWEEWHLPDFETFPRLQKLQLRNCPMLKGDMLNAVFSRMVSSLPDSLKVRELHISEVPEGWNREMILNGYTLSIKGCVSVVDSAFKAMSNNHLSHLQELNISGCGSALSIPANSLPRSLQKLKIMDCRKLKFPQQQPQHKYDLVELQIEDSCHSLTSLSLDSFPSLQNLEISLCRNLESISISEAPKAALQRLTINGCHKLVSFAGEGLAAPNLTHLSITYCDKLEALPSHMNTLLPSLHSLCIGTCQKICKVPEGGLPPNLKELLLEGSDEQIKELSWMANLGALTKLTMDFSCVRSFTQVGLLPCLPSLTTLHLCYFQNLETLECNQLLGLTSLQQLHISYCPKLEKMEGEKLPSSLSLLKIQDCDLLGEHCKNKHEPIWPKISHIPTIEVNGQQISE; this comes from the coding sequence CTTGCAATTTTTAAGTAGCTTCGTTGTGGGCAAGCATGAAGATAACGGAATTGAAGAAGTAGGAGGGCTTGTAAATCTTCATGGATCATTTGAGATTAAGAAGTTGGAGAATGTTGTTGATGTCAGACAAGCAAGGAGTGCAAGGATGATGGAGAAGCGCATCGATGAATTATGCTTGGAATGGTCTTTAGCTGATGATGTGGTTCAAAACACAGAAACAGAAAGAGAGATACTGGATAGCTTGCAACCGCACAATGACTTGAAAGTGTTGAAAATCAAGGGATACAAGGGTGCAATATTTTCAGATTGGTTGGGGAACTCTGCCTACAACAACATGACAAGTGTATCTCTGCTGTCTTGCAGGAATTGCTGCATGCTGCCTTCACTTGGACAACTGTCATCTCTTAAGTCCCTGCGCATTGAAAGCTTTGATCAGCTCAGGGAAATTGGCATGGAGTTTTACAAGAACGAAGGGGATCATCATTCTTCGCATATTCCACCATTTCCCACACTGGAGACATTGGAATTTCATGATATGCCATGTTGGGAGGAGTGGCACTTACCTGACTTTGAAACTTTTCCTCGACTCCAGAAGCTTCAATTAAGAAATTGTCCAATGTTGAAGGGCGATATGCTTAATGCCGTATTCTCGAGGATGGTTTCTTCTTTGCCGGATTCTTTGAAAGTTCGCGAGCTACATATATCTGAAGTTCCAGAAGGATGGAATCGAGAGATGATACTTAACGGCTATACTTTATCAATTAAGGGATGTGTGTCGGTGGTGGATTCTGCGTTTAAGGCAATGAGCAACAACCATCTAAGTCACCTCCAAGAACTAAACATCTCAGGATGTGGCTCTGCTTTATCCATTCCGGCCAATTCTTTACCCAGATCTTTGCAAAAGTTGAAGATCATGGATTGCAGAAAACTGAAATTCCCCCAGCAACAGCCGCAGCACAAGTATGATTTGGTAGAGCTACAAATTGAAGACAGCTGCCATTCACTCACCTCATTATCATTGGATTCCTTTCCTAGTCTCCAGAATCTCGAGATATCGTTGTGTCGAAATCTGGAATCAATTTCAATATCAGAGGCACCAAAGGCGGCTCTTCAACGTCTCACCATCAATGGATGCCACAAATTAGTGTCATTTGCAGGAGAAGGACTGGCTGCACCCAACTTGACTCATCTCAGCATCACATATTGTGACAAGTTGGAGGCACTTCCGAGTCACATGAATACTCTTCTTCCAAGTTTACACTCTCTCTGCATAGGAACTTGCCAGAAAATCTGTAAGGTGCCAGAGGGTGGTTTGCCGCCTAATTTGAAAGAGCTTCTTTTGGAAGGTAGCGACGAGCAAATCAAGGAGCTATCATGGATGGCCAACCTAGGCGCCCTCACTAAGCTTACTATGGATTTTTCTTGCGTGAGGTCATTCACACAGGTTGGTTTGCTGCCTTGTCTTCCCTCTCTTACCACTTTGCACCTCTGTTACTTTCAAAATCTGGAGACTTTGGAGTGCAACCAGCTTCTCGGCCTCACTTCACTCCAACaattacacatttcatattgtccAAAGCTGGAGAAGATGGAAGGAGAAAAGCTGCCTTCCTCTCTCTCACTACTCAAAATTCAAGACTGTGATTTGCTGGGAGAACACTGCAAGAACAAACATGAACCAATTTGGCCTAAAATATCCCACATCCCCACCATCGAAGTCAATGGGCAACAAATTTCTGAGTAG
- the LOC112720648 gene encoding uncharacterized protein, whose translation MEIFREDVQRLWNEWELRTLVSLSLTWQVILIICGSWRKRARGSFISNVVWVIYLSADWLATVSLGTLARNQGDVGKQDRNYTLQAIWAPFLLLHLGGPDTITAYALEDNTLWLRHLLGLLVQVSVAFYIYLRSWSTTALTFIAIPVFVSGIIKYAERTWVLRSASPEQLEESLLSAPAIQPPNLKLSYANAELEYVHRGYYLFPVLKRLYANLSLRFAEGQRTYQLMVKKEHVEDKDDKKHSNYAFKLVEVQLGFLYDLLYTKSTIIYSPLGLIFRFISVLSIVSALASYVVFLNVHEHEYSRVDVPITYYFHMLGFVSLSEKVVRAVSSTQLVEFLHEEEGNKMHSK comes from the exons ATGGAGATCTTCCGAGAAGACGTGCAACGTCTGTGGAACGAATGGGAGCTGAGGACGCTGGTTTCGCTAAGCCTAACATGGCAGGTTATCCTCATCATATGTGGCTCATGGAGGAAGCGTGCCCGTGGTAGCTTCATCAGCAACGTGGTTTGGGTAATATATCTGTCAGCAGATTGGTTAGCCACAGTTTCGCTGGGCACACTTgccagaaaccaaggagatgtaGGCAAACAAGATAGGAACTACACCCTGCAGGCCATTTGGGCTCCCTTCCTTCTCCTCCATCTCGGAGGCCCTGACACAATCACTGCTTACGCCTTAGAAGACAACACTTTATGGCTACGCCATTTGCTCGGTCTACTTGTCCAAGTTTCCGTGGCCTTCTACATCTACTTAAGATCTTGGAGCACCACTGCCTTGACTTTTATAGCCATTCCAGTGTTTGTTTCCGGGATCATTAAGTATGCAGAGCGCACTTGGGTTCTGAGATCCGCTAGCCCCGAACAACTTGAAGAATCTTTGCTCTCCGCTCCGGCCATACAACCTCCAAATCTCAAGCTTTCTTATGCCAATGCCGAGCTGGAGTATGTTCACAGAGGATACTACTTGTTTCCTGTTCTCAAGCGTCTCTATGCCAATCTGAGCCTAAGGTTCGCTGAGGGTCAGCGAACCTACCAATTGATGGTGAAAAAGGAACATGTGGAGGACAAAGATGACAAGAAACAcagtaattatgcttttaaattgGTTGAGGTCCAGTTGGGTTTTTTGTATGACTTGCTTTACACCAAGTCAACTATAATTTACTCTCCACTAGGTCTCATTTTTCGTTTCATTAGTGTTTTATCCATAGTGTCTGCTTTAGCTTCATATGTTGTCTTCCTTAATGTTCATGAGCATGAGTACTCAAGGGTTGACGTTCCTATAACATATT ATTTTCATATGCTGGGTTTTGTCTCGTTGTCGGAAAAGGTGGTCAGGGCAGTTAGCTCAACACAACTTGTTGAATTTTTGCATGAAGAAGAGGGTAACAAGATGCATTCGAAATGA